One window of the Rufibacter radiotolerans genome contains the following:
- a CDS encoding response regulator — MKTQFEPLNLIMLVDDDDTTNFVNTRLLTKMGAAKEIVVKKNGAEALEYLQASAKGGVPYPDLIFLDIKMPVMDGFSFLDEYHKQNLSKNGSMIILMLTSSASFYDLERLKDYDSVKKHFSKSLTENDIKDIMQQYYSK, encoded by the coding sequence ATGAAGACCCAGTTTGAGCCGTTGAATTTAATTATGTTAGTAGATGATGATGACACTACTAATTTTGTGAATACTCGGCTGCTTACCAAAATGGGGGCTGCCAAGGAGATTGTGGTGAAAAAGAACGGGGCCGAGGCCCTGGAGTATCTGCAGGCTTCTGCCAAAGGAGGGGTTCCTTACCCAGACCTTATCTTCCTAGATATTAAAATGCCGGTGATGGACGGGTTCAGTTTTCTGGATGAGTACCACAAGCAGAACCTTTCCAAGAACGGGAGTATGATTATCCTTATGCTTACCTCTTCGGCCAGTTTCTATGACCTGGAGCGCCTCAAAGACTATGATTCTGTGAAGAAACACTTCTCCAAGTCCTTAACCGAGAATGATATCAAAGACATTATGCAACAGTATTATAGTAAGTAA
- a CDS encoding efflux RND transporter periplasmic adaptor subunit, with product MDRIIEKKRWTLKKLIGYGAAVALLALLAYLLAFGGTRSELNVEADKITLATVSQGTFQEFIPVDGTVHPIKTILIPAVEGGTVDQKYLEGGKPVKQGDPILKLTNHRLVLDFMNQETLMNDLINNLQNSKLSLQQNKFNLRRKLATLDAQVDAAKDMYERNISLYEAKAVSQQEFFNYRRDYERLKAERAIELESQKFEESNARQQIAQLETTIARTSRNLRMMEDNLKNLYIKAPISGQLSSIQVELGTPVQPGQVIGQIDDLSGFKVKAELDQHYVSRVFAGQRGSFTYNGETYPLEIALVYSEVTNGKFPVDMAFVGKVPQGIRRGQTLQIRLQLSDPAPAVLLPRGGFYQSTGGAWAYVLDETENVATKRPIRLGRQNPEYYEVLDGLKPGEQVIVSSYDSFNDKERLELK from the coding sequence ATGGACCGGATCATTGAAAAGAAACGCTGGACGCTAAAGAAGCTCATCGGGTACGGGGCCGCAGTGGCGCTTTTGGCTTTGTTGGCCTACCTGCTGGCGTTCGGGGGTACCCGCTCTGAACTGAACGTGGAAGCCGACAAGATCACCCTGGCCACCGTGAGCCAAGGCACCTTCCAGGAGTTTATCCCGGTAGACGGCACGGTGCACCCCATCAAGACCATCCTGATTCCGGCGGTGGAAGGCGGCACCGTGGACCAGAAGTACCTGGAGGGTGGTAAGCCCGTGAAACAGGGTGACCCCATCCTGAAACTGACCAACCACCGCCTGGTACTGGACTTCATGAACCAGGAAACACTCATGAACGACCTTATCAACAACCTGCAGAACTCTAAGCTGAGCCTGCAGCAGAACAAATTCAACCTCCGGCGCAAGCTAGCCACCCTAGATGCTCAGGTAGACGCCGCCAAAGACATGTATGAACGTAACATCTCCCTCTATGAGGCCAAGGCGGTATCACAGCAGGAGTTCTTCAACTACCGCCGCGACTATGAGCGTCTGAAAGCCGAACGCGCCATTGAGCTGGAATCGCAGAAGTTTGAGGAGAGCAACGCGCGCCAGCAGATTGCGCAGCTGGAAACCACCATTGCCCGCACCAGCCGCAACCTGCGCATGATGGAAGACAACCTCAAAAATCTGTACATCAAAGCCCCCATCTCGGGCCAGCTTTCCTCTATTCAGGTGGAGTTGGGCACGCCCGTGCAGCCGGGGCAGGTGATTGGGCAGATAGATGACCTAAGCGGGTTCAAAGTGAAAGCCGAGCTTGACCAGCATTACGTGAGCCGGGTGTTTGCCGGGCAACGCGGCAGCTTCACCTATAACGGAGAGACCTATCCGCTGGAGATTGCGCTGGTGTATTCTGAGGTGACCAACGGTAAGTTTCCGGTAGACATGGCTTTTGTAGGCAAGGTACCCCAAGGCATCCGGCGGGGCCAGACCCTGCAGATACGCCTCCAGCTCTCTGACCCGGCCCCGGCGGTCCTGCTGCCCAGGGGCGGCTTCTACCAAAGCACCGGCGGGGCCTGGGCCTACGTGCTGGACGAGACAGAAAACGTAGCCACCAAACGCCCCATTCGGCTGGGCCGCCAGAACCCCGAGTACTATGAAGTACTGGACGGCCTCAAGCCCGGTGAGCAGGTGATTGTGTCTTCTTATGACAGTTTCAATGACAAGGAAAGACTGGAGCTGAAGTAA
- a CDS encoding YceI family protein: MATTKWTVDPMHSEVQFKVKHLMITTVTGYFQRFQVEAETPDEQFTNASSVRFSADVHSITTNNVQRDTHLKSADFFDAENHGEVTFVGSKYEHVGGDNYQLHGDLTIKGVTKPVTVQVEFGGIVVDPYGQTKAGFTVSGKISRKDFGLTWNAVTEAGSVVVSDEIKLHAEIQLVKQN; encoded by the coding sequence ATGGCAACTACAAAATGGACCGTTGACCCCATGCACTCAGAAGTGCAGTTCAAGGTAAAACACTTAATGATCACCACCGTGACCGGCTATTTCCAACGCTTCCAGGTAGAAGCGGAGACCCCGGACGAGCAGTTCACCAATGCTAGCAGCGTGCGCTTCTCCGCCGATGTGCACTCCATCACCACCAACAACGTGCAGCGCGACACCCACCTGAAATCGGCGGATTTCTTTGACGCGGAGAACCACGGCGAGGTAACGTTTGTGGGCAGCAAGTACGAGCACGTGGGCGGCGACAATTACCAACTGCACGGCGACCTCACCATTAAAGGCGTGACCAAGCCAGTAACCGTACAAGTGGAGTTTGGCGGCATTGTGGTAGACCCGTACGGTCAGACCAAGGCCGGCTTTACCGTGAGCGGAAAGATCAGCCGCAAAGACTTCGGTCTTACCTGGAACGCCGTTACAGAGGCCGGCAGCGTGGTGGTAAGCGATGAGATAAAGCTGCATGCCGAAATCCAGCTGGTAAAGCAAAACTAA
- a CDS encoding ABC transporter ATP-binding protein: MVKTVNLQKKYTTDEVETTALVNVNLHVKQGEFLAIMGPSGCGKSTLLNIIGLLDNPTGGDFYFMGQEISKFSERQRANLRKEHLGFVFQSFNLIDELTVYENVELPLIYLKVGAADRKQRVAQVLEQMQIAHRRNHFPQQLSGGQQQRVAIARAVISKPQLLLADEPTGNLDSAHGQEVMQLLSTLNEEGTTIVMVTHSPSDADYAHRIVNLFDGQIISENVKELAIL; the protein is encoded by the coding sequence ATGGTAAAGACAGTCAACCTTCAGAAAAAATATACCACCGATGAGGTGGAAACCACGGCACTGGTGAACGTGAACCTGCACGTGAAGCAGGGTGAGTTCCTGGCCATTATGGGTCCTTCGGGCTGCGGGAAATCTACGCTGCTCAACATCATCGGGCTCCTGGACAACCCTACCGGCGGCGACTTCTATTTTATGGGCCAGGAGATCTCCAAATTCAGTGAGCGGCAGCGGGCCAACCTGCGCAAAGAGCACCTGGGGTTTGTGTTCCAGAGCTTCAACCTCATTGATGAGCTCACGGTGTATGAAAACGTGGAACTGCCGCTTATTTACCTCAAGGTGGGCGCCGCGGATCGGAAGCAGCGCGTGGCGCAGGTGCTGGAGCAGATGCAGATTGCCCACCGCCGCAACCACTTCCCGCAGCAGCTTTCGGGGGGGCAGCAACAGCGGGTGGCCATTGCCCGGGCCGTAATTTCCAAACCCCAACTCCTGCTGGCAGATGAGCCCACCGGTAACCTGGATTCGGCCCACGGCCAGGAGGTGATGCAGTTGCTGAGCACCCTCAATGAAGAAGGCACCACCATTGTCATGGTCACCCACTCCCCCTCAGACGCTGACTACGCGCACCGCATTGTGAACCTGTTTGACGGGCAGATCATCTCTGAGAACGTGAAAGAGCTGGCCATTCTCTAA
- a CDS encoding STAS domain-containing protein, which yields MNKDTATYLKGKKKQIMEAWMNNQLKDAALRDDLMSVSELQQQSDEFLTALLKAFAGPNAEDTDSMNYEPIHDILNEISITRARQGFSPRETSSYILSLKEVLSNMLEDQLKNDPATLYREIISVNKILDSLSLVTMETYIKGREEVILRQTNEMSEISTPVIRVWDGILALPIIGTLDSARTQVVMEALLEEIVATSSRIAILDISGVPTVDSLVAQHLIKTVSAARLMGAECIISGIRPEIAQTIVHLGIDLTNIYTKASLASALKMAFSMLNIVVSRSSEKKNLGF from the coding sequence ATGAACAAAGACACCGCCACCTACCTCAAAGGCAAGAAAAAACAGATCATGGAAGCCTGGATGAACAACCAGCTCAAAGACGCCGCCCTCCGCGATGACCTTATGAGTGTGTCTGAGCTTCAGCAGCAATCTGATGAGTTCCTTACCGCATTGCTCAAAGCCTTTGCCGGCCCCAATGCGGAAGACACAGACTCTATGAACTATGAGCCTATCCATGATATCCTGAACGAGATTTCCATTACCCGCGCGCGCCAGGGTTTCTCTCCGCGTGAGACCAGCTCTTACATTCTTAGCCTGAAGGAAGTGTTGAGCAACATGCTGGAAGACCAGCTGAAGAACGATCCTGCCACGCTGTACCGTGAGATCATTTCTGTGAACAAGATCCTGGATAGCCTGAGCCTGGTGACCATGGAAACCTATATCAAAGGCCGCGAAGAAGTGATCCTGCGCCAGACCAATGAGATGAGCGAGATCTCTACCCCGGTAATAAGAGTATGGGACGGTATTCTGGCCCTGCCTATCATTGGCACCCTTGACAGCGCCCGCACCCAGGTAGTAATGGAAGCCTTGCTGGAAGAGATTGTAGCTACCAGCAGCCGCATTGCCATTCTGGATATTTCTGGCGTACCTACCGTTGACTCTCTGGTAGCCCAGCATTTAATCAAGACCGTAAGCGCCGCTCGCCTCATGGGGGCCGAGTGTATCATCAGTGGCATCAGGCCAGAGATTGCACAGACTATTGTGCACCTGGGCATTGACCTTACTAACATCTACACCAAAGCCTCTCTGGCCAGCGCGTTGAAGATGGCCTTCTCTATGCTGAATATTGTGGTTTCGCGGTCCAGCGAGAAGAAGAACCTGGGCTTTTAA
- a CDS encoding anti-sigma regulatory factor, whose translation MIVISKEKISIQKEQDVVLFRNRIKEVATKIGMSLVNQTKLITAASELVRNMLRYGGGGITHLEVISRNSIPGVRLIFQDEGPGIEDIPLAMKDGFSTGKSLGLGLPGAKRLVNDFSIKSEVGKGTTVTIIRWKNGL comes from the coding sequence ATGATAGTTATATCTAAGGAGAAGATTTCCATCCAGAAAGAACAAGACGTCGTTTTATTCCGGAACCGCATTAAGGAGGTGGCCACCAAGATTGGCATGAGCCTCGTGAACCAGACCAAGCTTATTACCGCCGCCAGTGAACTGGTGCGTAACATGCTGCGCTACGGAGGCGGGGGCATCACCCATCTGGAGGTCATCAGCAGAAACAGCATACCCGGGGTACGGCTCATCTTTCAGGATGAGGGCCCGGGTATTGAAGATATTCCGCTGGCCATGAAAGATGGGTTTTCTACCGGCAAAAGCCTGGGCCTGGGCCTGCCCGGGGCCAAGCGACTGGTCAATGATTTCAGTATCAAGAGCGAAGTAGGCAAAGGCACAACCGTTACAATCATCCGGTGGAAGAATGGACTTTAA
- a CDS encoding STAS domain-containing protein encodes MERIPILKMGSFLLVSIQVDLYDRLALTLENDLINMVSKTEAKGVLIDISAVSIVDSFMGRILGNIASMSKIMDAATVVVGMQPAVAITLVELGLTLSGVHTALDVEQGMELLREKIGQVDTDEEGLYDSYI; translated from the coding sequence ATGGAAAGAATTCCTATTTTAAAGATGGGGTCGTTTTTGCTGGTATCTATTCAGGTAGACCTGTATGACCGGCTGGCCCTCACGCTGGAGAATGACCTGATCAACATGGTCAGTAAGACAGAAGCCAAAGGCGTGCTGATTGATATTTCGGCGGTAAGCATTGTAGACTCCTTTATGGGGCGCATTTTAGGCAACATTGCCTCTATGTCTAAGATCATGGATGCCGCTACCGTGGTAGTGGGCATGCAGCCGGCCGTAGCCATTACCCTGGTAGAACTGGGGCTTACCCTTTCTGGCGTACACACCGCCCTGGATGTAGAGCAGGGCATGGAATTGCTCCGCGAGAAAATTGGTCAGGTAGACACTGACGAGGAAGGGCTCTATGATAGTTATATCTAA
- a CDS encoding ABC transporter permease produces MFKNYLLVAVRTLRRNLGYTTLNVVGLALGITCSLLLFLVIRYETSFDTFHSKADRTYRLTMEMQGPDGVGHSSGSPFPLLPVLQSSLPELKPATQVFQEQGGTFTVPSPNDQEAPKRFRESQAVLFVEPAFFDLFDFPTNGVNLQQALKDPYTVLLTESIAAKYFPGQEAVGKVLRMNNTINLKVTGVIPDAPSNTDFPFIMLASYESFKKLSAFQPEGWNSVNSNQQIYLALAPGASVSQAEKHLTQLLGQYRAKTMGNQERAVLQPLLEMHYDARYGNFNNRTISKTTLVSLGLIGLFLVLVACINFVNLATAQALRRAREVGMRKVLGANRAQLMTQFLTETGLITLVALLLSVMFTELLLPYLNQLLELKIAFRIFESPDVLLYLALVLVLVTLFSGFYPALILSGFQPISALKSKVATAQTAGLSLRRTLVVLQFTICQVLIICTIVVHNQMEYFNNAALGFDKEAVVVMPVPTGRAKDLMALRPQLEAHSAIKSTSFAVAPPSADITVSMGFRYDDFSKDSGIGANFKLADEHYLTTYNIPLVAGRVFAPSDTMREFLVNETFLRKLGIKAPQEVLGKSLVVNGGTVKGPIVGVIKDFHVGSLRDKIEPVIMSSFNQFYFQVAAKIEQKNAKAAIAHLQKVWSTAYPDDVFYYEFLDDTIAQFYKEEQRQSSLFKIFSVIAILIGCLGLYGLVAFMVTQRTKEVGVRKVLGASSASIVGLFARDFVKLVLLAFVIAVPISYYFMQQWLKGFTYRIDLSYWVFLAAGAVTLLIALATVSVKALRAALSDPVLSLKTE; encoded by the coding sequence ATGTTTAAGAATTACCTGTTAGTGGCCGTGCGCACCCTTCGCCGCAACCTGGGGTACACTACGCTAAATGTGGTGGGCTTGGCGCTGGGTATTACCTGCAGCCTGCTTTTGTTTTTGGTGATCAGGTATGAGACCAGCTTTGACACCTTCCACAGCAAAGCTGACCGTACCTACCGGCTTACCATGGAGATGCAGGGCCCAGACGGGGTAGGCCATTCCTCTGGCAGCCCTTTCCCGCTGCTGCCGGTGTTACAGTCTTCTCTGCCAGAACTGAAACCGGCCACCCAAGTTTTTCAGGAACAAGGCGGCACGTTCACGGTCCCTTCTCCCAATGACCAGGAGGCGCCTAAGCGGTTCAGGGAGAGTCAGGCCGTCTTGTTTGTGGAACCCGCCTTCTTTGACTTGTTTGACTTCCCCACCAACGGGGTGAATTTGCAGCAAGCCCTAAAAGACCCCTATACCGTGCTCCTGACAGAGTCTATCGCGGCCAAGTATTTTCCGGGGCAGGAAGCGGTGGGCAAAGTCTTGCGCATGAACAACACCATCAATCTAAAAGTGACCGGCGTGATTCCAGACGCGCCTTCCAACACAGATTTTCCATTCATCATGCTGGCCTCTTATGAGTCTTTCAAAAAACTCAGCGCCTTTCAGCCGGAAGGCTGGAACAGCGTAAACAGCAACCAACAGATTTACCTGGCGCTGGCACCCGGCGCCTCTGTAAGCCAGGCAGAGAAGCACCTCACGCAGCTGCTTGGCCAGTACCGGGCCAAGACCATGGGAAACCAGGAGAGAGCGGTATTACAGCCCTTGCTGGAAATGCACTATGACGCCCGTTACGGCAATTTCAACAACAGAACCATTAGCAAAACCACGCTGGTTTCCCTGGGGCTTATTGGCCTGTTTCTAGTACTGGTGGCCTGCATTAACTTTGTGAACCTGGCCACGGCACAGGCACTGCGGCGGGCCAGGGAAGTGGGCATGCGGAAGGTATTGGGGGCCAACAGAGCCCAGCTAATGACCCAGTTTTTAACGGAGACCGGTCTCATCACGTTGGTAGCGCTCTTACTGTCTGTGATGTTCACAGAGTTGCTGCTCCCCTACCTGAACCAACTTCTGGAACTGAAGATTGCCTTCCGTATTTTTGAGAGCCCAGACGTGCTGCTCTATTTAGCCCTGGTACTGGTGTTGGTGACGCTGTTCTCCGGCTTTTACCCGGCCCTGATCTTGTCTGGTTTCCAGCCTATCTCGGCGCTTAAAAGCAAGGTGGCCACTGCCCAGACGGCGGGTCTTTCTTTGCGGCGCACGCTGGTGGTATTGCAGTTTACCATCTGCCAGGTGTTGATCATCTGCACCATTGTGGTGCACAACCAGATGGAGTATTTCAACAATGCCGCGCTGGGGTTTGACAAAGAGGCCGTGGTGGTCATGCCGGTGCCCACCGGAAGGGCCAAAGACCTGATGGCGCTAAGGCCCCAACTGGAAGCCCACTCGGCCATTAAATCCACCTCCTTTGCCGTGGCGCCCCCCTCAGCAGACATTACCGTTTCCATGGGTTTCCGGTATGATGATTTCTCCAAAGACTCCGGCATTGGGGCCAATTTCAAGTTAGCCGATGAGCATTACCTTACAACCTACAACATTCCGCTGGTGGCCGGCCGGGTGTTCGCCCCCAGTGATACCATGCGGGAGTTCCTGGTGAATGAGACCTTTCTGCGAAAGCTGGGCATCAAGGCCCCGCAGGAGGTCCTTGGCAAGAGCCTTGTCGTGAATGGGGGCACCGTGAAAGGCCCCATTGTGGGGGTGATCAAAGACTTCCATGTGGGTTCGCTCAGAGACAAAATAGAGCCCGTCATCATGAGTTCTTTCAACCAGTTCTACTTTCAGGTAGCCGCTAAAATTGAGCAGAAGAATGCCAAAGCAGCCATAGCCCATTTGCAAAAGGTGTGGTCTACAGCCTACCCAGATGATGTTTTTTATTATGAGTTCCTGGATGACACCATTGCCCAGTTTTACAAGGAAGAACAGCGGCAGTCCTCTCTGTTTAAAATCTTTTCAGTGATCGCCATTCTCATTGGCTGCCTGGGCTTGTATGGGCTGGTGGCTTTTATGGTCACGCAGCGCACCAAAGAGGTGGGCGTACGCAAAGTGCTGGGCGCCTCCTCGGCCAGTATTGTGGGCCTGTTCGCCAGAGACTTTGTGAAGCTGGTATTGCTGGCTTTTGTCATTGCGGTGCCCATTTCCTATTACTTTATGCAGCAGTGGCTCAAGGGCTTTACCTACCGCATAGACCTTAGCTATTGGGTGTTCTTAGCCGCCGGGGCCGTAACCCTGCTCATAGCCCTGGCCACCGTAAGCGTGAAGGCCTTACGCGCCGCCCTCTCAGATCCGGTGCTGTCCCTTAAAACCGAGTAA
- a CDS encoding sensor histidine kinase, with the protein MEQPIITIKLQNELDVVLAYKRTMQLSELTGLPLASQTKFATAVSEICRNVLEHVGEGLIRFSMVQNRGGLFLEAFVTDRGRGIPNLQDILDRNYTPTGGKGQGIYSSKKLVDLLQIESDFNKGTRVRMHKRIPANHPPINPSIIQGWSDYFMLEPAISPYAEIKRQNMQMIELMEQLRVRTIEAEYQLQEIQHLNQELQTSHHEVTTLLQERENQNRQLEKANKTLDEFAHTITHDLKAPLHNIVGLVDAVSDYMAEDNKEGVQAVLPMVQLQIRRMESLIRDVLAYSLTGRQQIQKQPVNVNELVQTIVSSLSIPKGFNISLDQELPVMEAEEVYLSQIFSNLLSNAVKYHDRPEGNLWVKTVEHPTYWEFVVADDGPGVPEENHQKVFELFETTNDVNHPDSTGIGLAIVRKIVEEKKGRVWIQSEGRGTAMHFTWPKETPTLL; encoded by the coding sequence ATGGAGCAACCCATTATAACCATAAAATTACAGAACGAACTGGACGTGGTGCTTGCCTACAAACGCACCATGCAGCTTTCTGAGTTGACCGGGCTGCCGCTGGCCTCCCAGACCAAGTTTGCCACGGCCGTTTCTGAGATCTGCCGCAACGTGCTGGAGCACGTGGGCGAAGGCCTGATCAGGTTCAGCATGGTCCAAAACCGGGGCGGGCTTTTCCTGGAGGCCTTCGTAACCGACCGCGGCCGGGGCATACCCAACCTGCAGGATATTCTGGACCGAAACTACACGCCTACCGGGGGTAAAGGGCAGGGCATCTACAGCTCCAAGAAACTGGTAGACCTGCTCCAGATTGAGAGTGATTTCAACAAAGGCACCCGGGTACGCATGCACAAACGCATTCCGGCCAACCACCCGCCCATCAACCCGTCCATTATCCAGGGCTGGTCTGACTATTTCATGTTGGAGCCGGCCATCTCGCCCTACGCCGAGATCAAGCGGCAGAACATGCAGATGATTGAGCTGATGGAGCAGCTGCGGGTACGGACTATTGAGGCGGAGTACCAGCTCCAGGAGATTCAGCACCTGAACCAGGAACTCCAGACCTCGCACCATGAGGTCACCACTCTGCTTCAGGAACGGGAAAACCAGAACCGCCAACTGGAGAAAGCCAATAAAACCCTTGATGAATTTGCCCATACCATCACGCATGACCTGAAAGCGCCGCTGCACAACATAGTGGGCCTGGTAGACGCCGTCTCAGATTACATGGCAGAAGACAACAAAGAAGGCGTGCAGGCCGTGTTGCCCATGGTTCAGCTCCAGATCAGGCGCATGGAAAGCCTGATCAGAGACGTGTTGGCCTATTCACTCACGGGCCGGCAGCAGATACAGAAACAGCCAGTAAACGTGAATGAGCTGGTGCAAACCATTGTCAGCTCCCTGAGTATCCCCAAAGGATTTAATATCTCCTTAGATCAGGAATTGCCAGTCATGGAGGCAGAGGAAGTGTACCTGAGCCAGATCTTCAGTAACCTGTTGAGCAACGCCGTAAAGTACCATGACCGGCCCGAGGGCAACCTGTGGGTGAAAACGGTAGAGCACCCTACCTATTGGGAGTTTGTGGTGGCAGATGACGGCCCGGGCGTACCAGAAGAAAACCACCAGAAAGTCTTTGAACTGTTTGAGACCACCAATGACGTAAACCACCCAGACAGCACCGGTATTGGCCTGGCCATTGTAAGAAAGATTGTGGAGGAGAAGAAAGGGAGAGTCTGGATACAGTCTGAAGGCCGAGGCACCGCCATGCACTTTACCTGGCCCAAGGAGACACCAACGCTTTTGTAG
- a CDS encoding alkaline phosphatase D family protein, giving the protein MIALGSCNSQDREQPLWREILKNQPQLWVWLGDNIYGDTDDMQVLKGKYDKQLREPDYQRLQQTVPVIGVWDDHDYGRNNANKTYKPKAQSAQLFWDFIGEPQASPRRKQRGVYSAHTYGPVGRQVKVLLLDVRYHQDSLQGQEPTYKPNLKGHLLGEAQWRWLERELKNSKAQFHLIGSGLQIIANDHGFERWGNFPRERERLFNLIAKTRAANVILLSGDRHFAELSKLSWPGVPYPIYDFTTSGLTHSWKGGLVNEPNRHRVGQMHDKLNFGVMRFAWQDSTAVVNFEIRDRNNELHQLVKVEYALPKIGQKPPRKIPFMRKKPAEKLQEKH; this is encoded by the coding sequence GTGATAGCCTTGGGTTCCTGCAACTCGCAGGACCGGGAGCAGCCGCTGTGGCGCGAGATCCTGAAAAACCAACCGCAGCTCTGGGTCTGGCTGGGAGACAATATCTACGGCGACACCGATGACATGCAGGTCTTAAAAGGGAAATACGACAAGCAGCTTAGAGAGCCCGACTACCAGAGGCTGCAGCAGACCGTACCCGTGATTGGTGTCTGGGATGACCATGACTACGGCCGCAACAACGCCAATAAAACCTACAAGCCCAAAGCACAAAGCGCCCAATTGTTCTGGGACTTTATAGGCGAACCCCAGGCTAGTCCGCGCCGGAAGCAGCGTGGCGTGTACAGTGCCCATACGTACGGCCCCGTAGGCCGGCAAGTGAAAGTACTGCTCTTAGACGTACGTTATCACCAGGATTCTCTGCAAGGCCAGGAACCTACTTATAAACCCAACCTGAAAGGCCATTTATTGGGAGAGGCCCAATGGCGGTGGCTGGAGCGGGAACTCAAAAACAGCAAGGCCCAGTTTCACCTGATTGGCAGCGGGCTGCAGATCATTGCCAATGACCATGGCTTTGAGCGCTGGGGCAACTTCCCTCGGGAAAGGGAGCGCCTCTTCAATCTGATTGCCAAAACCAGGGCCGCCAACGTGATTCTGCTCTCCGGGGACCGCCACTTTGCCGAACTCTCCAAACTTTCCTGGCCCGGGGTGCCCTATCCCATTTATGACTTTACCACCAGCGGCCTCACCCATTCCTGGAAAGGTGGGCTAGTGAACGAACCCAACCGCCACCGGGTGGGCCAGATGCACGACAAGCTTAACTTTGGCGTGATGCGTTTTGCGTGGCAGGACAGCACGGCGGTGGTAAACTTTGAGATCAGGGACCGAAACAATGAGTTGCACCAACTGGTAAAGGTGGAGTATGCGCTGCCCAAAATCGGGCAAAAGCCACCCCGTAAGATTCCTTTCATGAGAAAGAAACCAGCAGAGAAATTACAAGAAAAACATTGA
- a CDS encoding ATP-binding protein has protein sequence MDFNFGAHQHFPLTDRSFLNIVRRDIGKIAEAHGLTETETGKVNLIISEMATNLLKHTATQGGELLVKAMYDEKGHTEGMEMICLDNGPGMSDPWRMMEDGVSTFGSMGQGLGAIQRMSDFFDIYSQRGLGTVILSRVYRKGKAPKSAARSEYAFKVGAVMVPKPGEKVSGDGWALRLSHQGAYLLVLDGLGHGEHAHEASLQGIRAFQQHPKHTPAEMLRGIHAEIKRTRGAVGAIAHWNAETASLRYCGIGNISGRLFFSGTLKNMLSYNGTLGMNVPTTINDQQHDWSPGHLMVMHSDGLKSRWDMSKYPELTRHDPTLIAAMLYKDNTRTLDDTLVVVVRASV, from the coding sequence ATGGACTTTAATTTTGGGGCGCACCAGCATTTTCCGTTAACAGACAGAAGCTTTCTGAACATTGTACGGCGTGATATTGGCAAGATTGCCGAAGCGCATGGCCTTACAGAGACAGAGACCGGCAAAGTAAACCTGATCATCTCAGAGATGGCCACCAACCTGCTTAAGCATACCGCCACGCAAGGGGGTGAGCTGCTGGTAAAGGCCATGTATGATGAAAAAGGCCACACCGAAGGCATGGAGATGATCTGCCTGGACAACGGCCCCGGCATGAGTGATCCCTGGCGCATGATGGAAGACGGGGTCTCTACCTTCGGGAGCATGGGCCAGGGCCTGGGGGCCATTCAACGGATGTCAGATTTTTTTGATATTTATTCTCAGCGGGGTTTAGGCACCGTTATTCTCTCCCGCGTGTACCGCAAGGGCAAAGCCCCAAAATCGGCGGCCAGGAGCGAGTATGCCTTTAAAGTGGGGGCGGTCATGGTACCCAAGCCCGGCGAGAAAGTAAGCGGCGACGGCTGGGCCCTGCGTCTTTCACACCAGGGCGCCTACCTGTTGGTGTTAGACGGCCTGGGCCACGGCGAGCATGCCCACGAGGCCTCGCTCCAGGGCATACGCGCCTTTCAGCAGCACCCCAAGCATACCCCGGCAGAAATGCTGCGCGGCATACACGCTGAGATAAAAAGGACCCGCGGCGCCGTGGGCGCTATTGCCCATTGGAACGCAGAGACAGCTAGCCTGCGTTACTGCGGCATCGGCAACATTAGCGGACGCCTTTTCTTTTCTGGCACGCTTAAAAACATGCTCTCTTACAACGGTACGCTGGGCATGAATGTGCCTACTACCATCAATGATCAGCAACATGACTGGTCGCCGGGGCACCTCATGGTCATGCACTCAGACGGGTTGAAAAGCCGCTGGGACATGAGTAAATACCCTGAACTGACCAGGCATGATCCTACCCTGATTGCGGCCATGCTCTACAAAGACAATACCCGTACTTTAGATGACACCCTGGTGGTAGTGGTGCGCGCATCAGTTTAA